Proteins encoded by one window of Nitrososphaera sp.:
- the kae1 gene encoding KEOPS complex N(6)-L-threonylcarbamoyladenine synthase Kae1, with product MLCLGIESTAHTFGCAVVDNKGRILSDARDVYRPPSGSGIHPREASRHHAECSSRIVSEALSSAGIGADALDIVAFAAGPGLGPCLRVGAVTARALSGFHNKPLVPVNHALGHVELGCLLTGAEDPLVLLVSGGHTMILLFSMQRWRVFGETLDITIGQLLDQFGRSLGYASPCGMQIEQLAFVGEKSNKFLHLPYVVKGNDVSFSGILTAAKELHASGSPVSDVAFSLQETAFAMLAEVVERAVAFTSKKELLVVGGVAANKRLATMLEGACAGHGCKVLACPIKFAGDNGAQIAWTGIQDFAKNQRSVEIRDSGVRQSWRLDRVNVSWRQDRALAR from the coding sequence AAAGCACGGCCCACACATTTGGGTGCGCGGTTGTGGATAATAAAGGAAGGATTCTGTCTGACGCGCGTGATGTGTACAGGCCGCCCTCGGGAAGCGGGATACATCCGCGTGAGGCGTCGAGGCATCACGCAGAATGTTCTTCCCGCATAGTCAGCGAAGCACTTTCGTCAGCCGGCATAGGAGCAGACGCGCTGGATATCGTGGCCTTTGCCGCGGGCCCCGGTCTTGGGCCGTGTCTGAGGGTGGGCGCAGTAACCGCTCGGGCTCTTTCCGGTTTTCATAACAAGCCCCTTGTCCCCGTCAACCACGCATTGGGCCACGTGGAACTCGGCTGTCTGCTCACGGGGGCTGAAGACCCGCTTGTTCTTCTCGTTTCCGGGGGCCACACAATGATTCTGCTTTTCTCGATGCAAAGATGGAGAGTCTTTGGAGAGACACTCGACATTACTATCGGCCAGCTGTTGGACCAGTTCGGGCGTAGCCTTGGGTATGCATCGCCGTGTGGAATGCAGATCGAGCAGCTGGCTTTTGTGGGGGAAAAGTCCAACAAGTTCCTCCACCTCCCCTATGTGGTAAAGGGGAACGACGTGTCGTTCTCTGGGATACTGACAGCTGCAAAGGAACTCCACGCCAGTGGAAGTCCCGTATCGGACGTGGCCTTTTCTCTTCAGGAAACCGCGTTTGCAATGCTTGCAGAGGTAGTCGAGCGAGCGGTGGCCTTTACATCGAAAAAGGAACTCCTGGTAGTCGGCGGGGTGGCGGCCAACAAGAGGCTTGCAACGATGCTCGAGGGAGCCTGCGCCGGACACGGCTGCAAGGTGCTCGCGTGTCCAATAAAATTTGCAGGGGATAATGGCGCCCAGATCGCCTGGACTGGAATCCAAGATTTCGCAAAGAACCAGCGAAGCGTCGAGATCAGAGACTCGGGAGTGCGCCAGTCCTGGAGGCTTGACCGCGTAAATGTCAGCTGGCGGCAGGACCGTGCTTTAGCTCGGTGA
- a CDS encoding KEOPS complex kinase/ATPase Bud32 — protein sequence MQPVSVGAEAQIFRSSWNGREAIVKYRGPKTYRHPALDFEIRRRRTVHEAQVMSNAKLARVRTPLIYFVDPAKCEIVMEVVNGSTAKQVLTTELCVELGRFAGRLHANGIIHGDLTTSNFIVDTDTSEPVIIDFGLAHHSERVEDMATDIRLIKEVFSSAHAGLRGAFESFMAGYAGAHKKSPKVMETVLDIERRGRYARVE from the coding sequence TTGCAGCCTGTCAGTGTGGGGGCCGAGGCTCAGATATTCAGAAGCAGCTGGAACGGCCGCGAAGCTATCGTAAAGTACCGCGGACCCAAGACCTACAGGCACCCGGCGCTTGATTTTGAGATCCGCAGGCGCAGAACCGTCCACGAAGCCCAGGTAATGTCCAATGCCAAACTTGCACGCGTAAGGACACCTCTGATTTACTTTGTCGACCCGGCAAAATGCGAAATTGTAATGGAAGTTGTGAATGGCAGCACCGCAAAGCAAGTCCTGACCACGGAGTTGTGCGTCGAGCTTGGCAGGTTCGCAGGCAGGTTACATGCGAATGGCATCATTCATGGCGACTTGACAACCTCGAACTTTATCGTCGATACAGATACTTCCGAGCCGGTGATTATAGACTTTGGGCTTGCGCACCATTCCGAAAGGGTGGAGGACATGGCTACTGACATCCGGCTCATAAAGGAAGTGTTCTCTAGTGCTCATGCCGGCCTGCGGGGGGCATTTGAATCGTTCATGGCGGGCTACGCCGGCGCCCATAAAAAGTCCCCCAAAGTCATGGAGACCGTCCTAGATATAGAGCGCAGGGGCAGGTATGCCAGGGTAGAGTAA
- the rdgB gene encoding RdgB/HAM1 family non-canonical purine NTP pyrophosphatase: MAKEIAVVSGNESKAREIIAILSDRGFSPVYVRAELQEIQSDSLEQIASRKAIDAYSKVGRPVVVEDDGLFIESLRGFPGAYSSYVFRTIGCEGILRLLQDAPDRRAYFLAIVAFYDGEKSPMLHTGRVSGAISNDIFKGGWGYDPIFVPEGSGMTFAQMGETKNRYSHRSRALEEFAKSWKS, from the coding sequence TTGGCCAAAGAAATAGCTGTCGTTTCTGGCAACGAGTCCAAAGCACGTGAAATAATAGCGATACTATCCGACCGGGGCTTTTCTCCGGTCTATGTAAGGGCTGAACTCCAAGAAATCCAATCAGACTCGCTTGAGCAGATTGCTTCACGCAAGGCGATCGACGCCTATTCCAAAGTCGGCAGACCTGTTGTCGTTGAAGACGACGGGCTCTTTATTGAATCGCTAAGAGGTTTTCCGGGTGCATACTCTTCGTACGTTTTTCGGACCATTGGCTGCGAGGGAATACTCAGACTGCTCCAGGATGCTCCGGACAGGCGAGCGTACTTTCTGGCCATAGTAGCATTTTATGATGGAGAGAAATCGCCGATGCTTCATACTGGGAGGGTAAGCGGCGCCATTTCAAATGATATTTTCAAAGGCGGATGGGGGTATGATCCGATTTTCGTGCCTGAGGGGAGCGGCATGACCTTTGCCCAAATGGGCGAGACGAAAAACCGGTACTCTCACAGAAGCAGGGCGCTTGAAGAGTTTGCGAAGTCATGGAAGAGCTGA
- the twy1 gene encoding 4-demethylwyosine synthase TYW1, with protein MSCSGETFSHQTSENLIQITPQVMSKLKKAKYGVYNHSAVELCHWTKKSFAEEGASCYKHKFYGITTHRCMEMTPAAMNCENRCIYCWRPTEFYDTLEMPRELVDEPDVIVNHLLAERKKLIDGYFGNPKNDKSRLREALFPAHYAISLSGEPTMYPKLPQLIKYLKTLKETKSIFLVTNGQEPDMLYRLSTEDALPTQVYLSTNACDRQMFHRINRPMRADAWERWNESLKWLSTADTRTVLRMTLIRGYNDDPTSTDEFAKLMSAGNPHFIELKSYMHIGMSTQRLEEDRMLEMSEVQRFASRLSDSMERFQVMDESEISRIVVLQNKERYIDRWIKEYFAES; from the coding sequence GTGAGCTGCTCCGGTGAAACCTTTTCTCATCAAACCTCGGAGAATCTTATACAGATAACTCCTCAGGTAATGTCAAAACTCAAGAAGGCAAAGTACGGGGTGTACAACCACTCCGCCGTAGAGTTATGCCACTGGACAAAAAAGTCCTTTGCAGAGGAAGGGGCGTCATGCTACAAGCACAAGTTTTACGGAATAACGACTCACAGGTGCATGGAAATGACGCCTGCTGCAATGAATTGCGAGAACAGATGCATTTACTGCTGGAGACCGACCGAGTTTTACGACACCCTTGAAATGCCAAGAGAACTTGTCGACGAGCCCGATGTCATAGTCAACCATCTTCTCGCCGAGAGGAAGAAGCTCATTGACGGGTACTTTGGCAATCCCAAGAACGACAAGTCAAGGCTCCGCGAGGCCCTTTTTCCTGCACACTATGCCATTTCGTTATCCGGCGAGCCTACTATGTATCCCAAGCTTCCGCAGCTGATAAAGTATCTCAAGACGCTAAAGGAGACAAAGTCAATTTTCCTCGTCACCAATGGACAGGAACCGGACATGCTGTATCGGCTGTCAACGGAAGACGCCCTACCAACGCAGGTATACCTTTCAACTAACGCCTGCGACAGGCAGATGTTCCACCGGATTAACCGGCCAATGCGGGCGGATGCCTGGGAGCGCTGGAACGAGTCGCTCAAGTGGCTTTCAACTGCCGACACGCGCACTGTTCTCCGAATGACTTTGATTCGGGGTTACAATGACGATCCCACTTCTACTGATGAATTTGCAAAGTTAATGTCCGCCGGCAATCCCCACTTTATAGAACTCAAGTCCTACATGCACATAGGCATGTCCACGCAGCGACTCGAAGAAGATAGGATGCTTGAAATGTCGGAAGTACAGCGCTTTGCATCCCGGCTCAGCGACAGCATGGAGCGATTTCAAGTCATGGACGAGAGCGAAATATCGAGAATAGTAGTTCTGCAAAACAAAGAAAGATACATCGACAGGTGGATTAAAGAATATTTTGCGGAGAGCTGA
- a CDS encoding Nif3-like dinuclear metal center hexameric protein, translating to MATTTQRIMRVGLELAGWSKKPADTAVHVPGSNIRKVLMAIDVGVAELQLAGALGCDAVIAHHPIGVASVNFYKVFDRHVEFMTEHGVPARVARKAVKKLKERVETRTHAEIYSQTVSAAKALGMPLVNIHQPCDEYMRQAILSKIRSGKTERVRDLLESVNSIPEFSNAAVRPAVRCGNAGSKLGQWALVIAAGTNGGYGIAKAYFEYGTDTLIYLHIDHGELLKLREEKCTGNLVILGHLAGDSLGMNALADRLEKQEGVETVRIGILPAT from the coding sequence GTGGCAACTACAACACAGCGCATAATGCGGGTTGGGCTTGAACTAGCAGGCTGGAGCAAAAAGCCTGCCGACACTGCTGTCCATGTTCCCGGAAGCAACATCCGCAAAGTGTTGATGGCCATAGACGTCGGCGTGGCAGAGCTCCAGTTGGCCGGCGCGCTTGGTTGCGATGCAGTAATAGCTCATCATCCGATAGGAGTTGCATCTGTCAATTTTTACAAGGTCTTTGACAGGCATGTCGAGTTTATGACCGAGCACGGAGTTCCCGCGCGGGTTGCAAGGAAGGCCGTGAAAAAACTCAAGGAGCGCGTTGAGACCAGGACTCATGCCGAGATTTACAGCCAGACCGTAAGTGCTGCAAAGGCGCTGGGGATGCCCCTTGTGAATATCCATCAGCCGTGCGACGAGTACATGCGCCAGGCCATTCTGAGCAAAATAAGGTCGGGAAAGACAGAACGCGTACGCGACCTCCTTGAGTCGGTAAACTCGATTCCGGAATTCTCTAATGCCGCGGTGCGGCCTGCAGTTCGGTGCGGTAATGCAGGTTCCAAGCTTGGCCAGTGGGCGCTTGTGATAGCTGCAGGAACAAATGGCGGTTATGGCATTGCCAAGGCTTACTTTGAATACGGAACTGACACTCTGATTTACCTGCACATCGATCACGGCGAACTTTTGAAGCTGCGCGAGGAGAAATGCACGGGCAACCTGGTAATTCTCGGTCACCTCGCAGGTGATTCTCTGGGTATGAATGCTCTTGCGGACCGCCTGGAAAAGCAGGAGGGAGTCGAGACCGTCAGGATTGGGATTCTTCCAGCCACATAG
- a CDS encoding PEFG-CTERM sorting domain-containing protein, with the protein MDYKAYALLGILLASVIAGGASSAAFAQTAITIKTDKDSYTAGETVMISGSVGTVSGGQTSAVIQVTNPLGAFSAYSPITVGSDGSYSYSMKTPASANKLFPTGQYTAIITYNGNQKSTTFTFTASTSNGGQSGGSGQWKTITVNLGGNPYTIKYQVTGATVTGVNGNPDTQTLNFTLNTQSAGMLTLQLPRNVIDSKKTDGSDDSFAAFVDDIDTPVTDNSSDSQTRTITIPFDQGAGTVEVVGTFMIPEFGTIAMVVLAVAIVGIVVATTRYSKLSFLPKF; encoded by the coding sequence ATGGACTATAAGGCATATGCACTATTAGGAATATTGCTGGCCTCAGTTATCGCAGGAGGCGCATCGTCTGCGGCTTTTGCTCAGACGGCAATAACCATCAAAACAGACAAGGATTCATACACGGCAGGCGAAACCGTCATGATTTCCGGGAGCGTTGGAACAGTTTCAGGCGGACAGACTTCGGCAGTAATTCAAGTCACCAATCCATTGGGTGCTTTTTCAGCATACAGCCCAATAACGGTTGGCTCTGACGGGTCATATTCATACTCTATGAAGACCCCTGCAAGCGCTAACAAACTATTCCCCACAGGCCAGTACACTGCGATTATCACATACAACGGCAACCAAAAGTCGACAACATTTACATTCACTGCGTCAACCAGCAATGGTGGGCAGTCAGGAGGTTCTGGTCAGTGGAAAACAATCACCGTTAATCTCGGTGGAAATCCATACACCATCAAATATCAGGTTACAGGCGCCACTGTGACCGGAGTGAACGGCAACCCAGACACCCAGACACTGAACTTTACACTCAACACACAAAGCGCCGGCATGTTGACACTACAGCTCCCACGCAACGTAATTGATTCAAAGAAGACAGATGGCAGTGATGATTCATTCGCAGCATTTGTTGACGACATCGACACTCCAGTCACCGACAACTCCAGCGACAGCCAGACAAGAACAATTACAATTCCATTCGACCAGGGTGCAGGCACTGTTGAAGTTGTAGGCACCTTTATGATTCCAGAGTTCGGCACCATCGCAATGGTAGTACTCGCAGTCGCAATCGTCGGAATCGTAGTCGCCACAACAAGATACAGCAAACTTAGCTTCCTTCCAAAGTTCTAG
- a CDS encoding DNA-directed RNA polymerase subunit H: MLSEKKEIRISNHAYQPKHEILPHNEAQQILEKFNAKPSQLPYIMMSDKAIEDLDVRPGDIIKITRKSPTAGESVYYRYVVEG; encoded by the coding sequence ATGTTGTCTGAGAAAAAAGAAATCAGGATCTCCAACCATGCGTACCAGCCAAAGCACGAGATTCTTCCTCATAATGAAGCACAGCAGATTCTCGAAAAATTTAACGCAAAGCCAAGTCAGCTGCCTTACATCATGATGAGTGATAAGGCGATAGAAGATCTGGACGTCAGGCCCGGAGACATCATAAAAATCACAAGAAAAAGCCCGACTGCGGGTGAAAGTGTATATTACCGATATGTCGTAGAGGGTTGA
- a CDS encoding DNA-directed RNA polymerase subunit B, with amino-acid sequence MIENSIDMWPIVNDVLRREGVARQHLNSYNEFMERGLQSIIDEVGEIEVETAEYPYKIKLGKVRLQQPRIMELDGSITHVVPMEARLRNLTYASPVMLECSVVEDGKILESRFIHIGDMPVMVKSNTCILHNLPETKLVEFGEDPRDPGGYFVINGSERVIVGLEDLSYNKIIVDTEETTGTILYKAKVYSSIVGYRAKLELIMRPDGSIVTKIPGSPVDIPLITLIRALGLESDKDIADSVSLNSSIQDELEPSFEKAGDVSSSRDAIVYISKRIAPGMLEEFQIKRAETLLDWGLLPHIGKNPDNRHEKALFLGEAACKLVELKLGWIDADDKDHYGNKVIKFAGQMLADLFRTAFRNLIRDMKYQLERSGQKRGINAVAAAVRPGIVSDKLNNAIATGNWGRGRVGVTQLLDRTNYMSTISHLRRIQSPLSRSQPNFEARDLHATHFGRICPAETPEGSNCGLVKNLALSAVISVNVLSAEVTEKLYELGVQNVDESNENLRTGGTRVFVDGRLIGYVEDGQMLADTLRSMRRSGKIHSHVGIYLYSSQEASATKRLYVSCNAGRVLRPLAVVKDGRPLLSMETIEKVTKKFLSWTDLLYMGVIELVDANEEENCYVAIDPKKIEPSHTHLEIFPSAILGVGASIIPYPEHNQSPRNTYESAMAKQSLGFSTPLMNASTYVRQHFMLYPQTPVVSTKAIGLLGLEERPTGQNAVVAVLPFEGYNIEDAVVFNKSSVDRGLGRTFFYRIYEAEAKQYPGGMKDNFELPQADANIRGYRGEKAYRLLEQDGAIMHEAVVTGGDILIGRTSPPRFMEEYKEFEVKGPYRRDTSVGVRPSENGVVDTVIVTQSVEGGKMYKIRVRDMRIPEIGDKFASRHGQKGVVGMLVSQEDLPYTEDGTVPDIMINPHAFPSRMTVGQFMESLSGKAASLRGKIVDGSAFLGEKLDDIKGAMEQYGFKYTGKEIMYDGRTGKRFPADVYIGVVYYQKLHHMVADKIHSRARGQVQMLTKQPTEGRARGGGLRFGEMERDCLIAYGASMMLKDRLLEESDKAEVNVCERCGLLAYYDVKQRRYVCRVCGEKAKISSVVIAYAFKLLLQEMMSLNVAPRLIAKEKV; translated from the coding sequence ATGATAGAGAACTCTATCGATATGTGGCCGATTGTAAACGACGTTTTGCGAAGAGAGGGCGTTGCACGACAGCACTTGAATTCTTATAACGAGTTTATGGAGCGCGGGCTTCAAAGTATAATTGATGAGGTCGGCGAAATTGAAGTTGAAACCGCAGAGTATCCTTACAAAATAAAGCTTGGCAAGGTAAGGCTGCAGCAGCCGAGGATAATGGAGCTTGATGGTTCCATCACCCACGTAGTCCCAATGGAGGCAAGATTGCGGAACCTCACTTATGCGTCCCCAGTGATGCTTGAATGCAGCGTCGTAGAGGACGGCAAAATTCTCGAATCCAGATTCATACACATTGGAGACATGCCCGTCATGGTAAAGTCCAATACTTGCATACTTCACAACCTGCCGGAAACAAAACTCGTAGAGTTTGGTGAGGATCCTCGCGACCCCGGCGGCTACTTTGTCATTAACGGTTCCGAGCGCGTTATCGTCGGACTGGAAGACCTTTCTTATAACAAGATAATTGTGGACACCGAGGAGACAACGGGCACTATACTCTACAAAGCCAAAGTGTATTCCTCGATCGTTGGCTATCGCGCAAAGCTGGAGCTTATTATGAGGCCCGATGGCTCCATCGTGACCAAAATCCCTGGTTCCCCCGTTGACATACCGCTTATCACCCTCATCCGAGCTCTGGGCCTAGAGTCGGACAAGGATATCGCGGACTCGGTCTCACTCAACTCATCCATTCAGGACGAACTGGAGCCGTCATTTGAAAAGGCTGGCGACGTTTCTTCAAGCAGGGATGCGATCGTCTACATTAGCAAGAGAATCGCGCCGGGTATGCTCGAAGAGTTCCAGATAAAGCGTGCCGAGACTTTGCTTGACTGGGGCCTTCTTCCACACATTGGCAAGAACCCTGACAACCGGCACGAGAAAGCTCTCTTTCTAGGAGAAGCCGCGTGCAAGCTTGTTGAGTTGAAGCTTGGCTGGATTGATGCTGACGATAAGGACCATTATGGTAACAAAGTCATAAAATTTGCCGGGCAGATGCTGGCGGATCTTTTCCGGACTGCATTTAGGAACCTCATTCGGGACATGAAATACCAGCTTGAAAGGTCAGGACAAAAGAGAGGAATCAACGCGGTAGCAGCAGCGGTCAGGCCGGGGATTGTTTCGGATAAACTCAACAACGCCATTGCGACCGGCAACTGGGGAAGAGGCCGCGTAGGCGTGACCCAGCTCCTCGACAGGACAAACTACATGTCAACAATCAGCCACTTGCGCAGGATTCAATCGCCGCTTAGCAGGAGCCAGCCCAACTTTGAAGCCCGCGATCTGCATGCGACGCACTTTGGAAGGATATGTCCGGCGGAGACGCCTGAAGGCTCAAACTGTGGCCTAGTAAAGAACCTCGCGCTCTCTGCGGTGATTTCAGTTAACGTGCTTTCCGCGGAAGTGACGGAGAAGCTGTATGAACTTGGCGTACAAAACGTTGACGAATCTAACGAGAACCTCAGGACTGGAGGCACAAGAGTCTTTGTAGACGGCAGGCTGATAGGCTATGTCGAGGACGGCCAGATGCTCGCAGACACGCTGCGTTCCATGAGAAGATCCGGCAAGATTCACTCCCATGTAGGCATTTATCTATACAGCTCTCAAGAGGCGAGCGCCACAAAACGCCTCTACGTCAGCTGCAACGCGGGTAGAGTCCTTCGCCCCCTCGCGGTGGTAAAGGACGGCAGGCCGCTTTTGAGCATGGAAACAATCGAGAAGGTGACCAAGAAATTCCTTTCCTGGACAGACCTTTTGTACATGGGCGTCATAGAGCTGGTGGACGCAAATGAAGAGGAGAACTGCTACGTCGCCATCGATCCGAAAAAGATCGAACCCTCTCACACTCACTTGGAAATATTTCCGTCGGCAATCTTGGGCGTCGGAGCCTCAATCATACCGTATCCTGAGCACAACCAGTCGCCCAGAAATACGTACGAGAGTGCAATGGCCAAGCAGTCGCTCGGGTTCTCCACTCCGCTAATGAATGCAAGCACCTACGTTAGACAGCATTTCATGCTCTATCCGCAGACGCCGGTGGTAAGCACCAAGGCAATCGGACTTTTGGGCCTGGAGGAGAGACCTACGGGTCAAAATGCGGTTGTTGCTGTGCTCCCCTTTGAAGGTTACAACATTGAAGACGCCGTAGTATTCAACAAGTCATCCGTTGACCGCGGTCTTGGTCGGACCTTCTTTTACAGAATCTACGAAGCTGAGGCCAAACAATACCCTGGCGGGATGAAGGACAACTTTGAGCTTCCTCAGGCAGACGCAAACATTCGCGGCTATCGTGGCGAGAAGGCTTACAGGTTGCTTGAGCAGGACGGCGCCATAATGCACGAGGCGGTCGTAACAGGCGGAGACATATTGATCGGCAGAACTTCTCCCCCGAGGTTTATGGAAGAGTACAAGGAATTTGAGGTCAAGGGGCCATACAGGCGCGATACGTCAGTAGGAGTGAGGCCGTCTGAAAACGGAGTCGTTGACACTGTTATTGTGACCCAGTCCGTCGAAGGAGGCAAGATGTACAAGATAAGAGTACGCGATATGAGGATTCCGGAGATAGGCGACAAGTTTGCCTCCCGGCACGGCCAGAAGGGGGTTGTTGGAATGCTCGTCAGCCAGGAAGACCTGCCTTACACGGAAGATGGAACAGTTCCGGACATCATGATAAATCCGCACGCATTCCCATCAAGAATGACCGTGGGACAGTTCATGGAATCACTAAGTGGCAAGGCCGCATCACTTAGAGGCAAGATTGTGGATGGTTCGGCATTTCTTGGCGAAAAGCTTGACGACATCAAAGGCGCCATGGAACAGTACGGCTTCAAGTACACTGGCAAAGAGATAATGTATGACGGCAGAACGGGAAAGCGATTCCCGGCAGATGTCTACATCGGGGTCGTTTACTATCAAAAGCTCCACCACATGGTCGCTGACAAGATACACAGCAGGGCAAGGGGTCAGGTTCAAATGCTCACAAAGCAGCCCACCGAAGGCAGGGCCCGAGGCGGCGGACTTAGGTTCGGAGAAATGGAGAGGGACTGTCTTATCGCCTACGGCGCATCCATGATGCTCAAGGACAGACTGCTCGAGGAATCTGACAAGGCGGAGGTAAACGTTTGCGAACGCTGCGGACTACTTGCATACTATGACGTAAAGCAACGAAGATACGTGTGCAGGGTCTGCGGCGAAAAGGCAAAGATCTCGTCGGTCGTAATTGCCTATGCGTTCAAGCTATTGCTGCAAGAGATGATGAGCCTTAACGTCGCTCCCAGATTGATAGCCAAGGAGAAGGTGTAG